In the Silene latifolia isolate original U9 population chromosome 1, ASM4854445v1, whole genome shotgun sequence genome, CTCAATTCATCAGAAATGATCATGCCAAATATTGACGTGTTTTTTTCTTACGAAAATAGTAATAAGACGATTTCAAGGGGGGAAATGACTGAACGAGATGATTTCTCATAATTGATGGCTAAGCCATCAGGCTACAATTCATAATCCATATACAATACGTCAAATTTTATACAAAATCATgaaaaattaaagaaaataaaaagaaaagatcTAGTTCAAAGTTCAGAGTAATCTCTGCCTCTTAGGAGTTGGACAATCAAAACTCACAGCAGATGACATAACTCGGGTACCCGATGATCCACCACCAAAATCCAACATAGAACTCGGATAAACCGGCGTTGATCCACCGCTACTCTGACCATACAACGGTCTATCAACTGACCCATTCACTACTTGTTTACCATATCCCTTAAGTTGCACAGGTGGAATTTTCCGAGTCATTTGAGCAGGTGGGTTTCTCCACTGAGGAAGCGACCCCGCTACCATCAATGTCTGAAGAAGCGGGCCAGCCTCGATCACGGCCTGTAAGAGCTTACCTTGCCTCGGGCGGGGCCTACCCTTGGCCAAATTCTCTATCAACATTGTAGCTCCGTCAACTCCCTTACTACTAGTAGCAGTATTAGTATTAATGAAGCAAATATTAGCAGAGTCAGGAGACGAAACAGTGGCCGGTTCAAGAGAAAAGCTGGTTGATTCAGTAATGCTAGAATTAGTTTTAGCAGGGAAATTGGTTACGAGTGGAGTGTCAGGGGAGAAAGGTGTAATTTGATGAAAATGTTGGGTTTTGTTGGTAAAGGCTAACATTTGTTGAAGATTTGTCAATTGAGAATTGGCTTCGTCTCGTTCTTTACATACGTTTTGTAACATTAGAAGAAGTTTCCTGATATCATCATTGTTCTTCATTATTACTTGATTTGTTTCTTTTCGCGTAATTTCTAGCTCATATGTCACATAATGCAGCTTCTGTTTCAGCTCATCAACATTCTGTACACATAAATACAACAAAcaaaattttgagatgaaattcTATAATGTACGGCTGTTATTTTCATAAAAAGGAAGAAATGTGATTGGACATTGGTTCAAAGTTAGGGAAATGGGTAAATCATTGAATAGGGACCCATCCCATGAAAGATGCTCTCTCTATAGGACATTATACTGTATACTTCATTTCAGTCAAATCCATTTTCCTCCCGTTGTGAATACAAACAAAGAAAATTATGcaacttttatttccaaatccAATTAAACTAGACCATTTTGCAAATATTCTCAATAATTTAGGCCAACATGCCATAGGGAAGGTTCTAGAGAACTTATTGCATATTTGATATTCCATCCGTCTCAGTCATTCGTttaaggtaaataaatgactgaGACGGAAAGAATGACATTTATAAGAAAAATCAAAACATATTCTACTAAATGCACTATAGAATATGGAGTACAAACTAAAATGTGTTGTGTATAAAGTATCAACATATGATAGAAGATAAATGAAATTCAATTGTTCCGTCACTTTTGCATGGATTCGGTTTACACGACTTGAACCCGAGATTTGGGACAACATTAGTGCAGAAAAGAAGGCAAATTTGAGAGGAAAACAAGAGCATTGTATTGAGTGAAGAACAGGGGAAGTGGAATTATAAAATGACAAACCATGAAATATTAATAAATGAAAACACACCTCTTGATATGACCACAAGTAACCAAAATCCTCCATTTTTGCAGAGCAGTGGAGTGCAgtggagttattaattagtgaaAGACAAAGAGAAAAAGATGAGAGTATGTATGTAATTAATTAGTGAGAAAAAATAGGTAAGGAAGGAGTTTGAAGAATGGCAAAAGGTGAGTAATTTATAGaaatgaaagtttgaaatgaagggtctaataagaacaaaaaaaaaagggaagtgGGGTCAAATAAATATCACTAGTATTGATATATAGTAACTCGAATTATTTAAGGGATGAAGATGACGTTATTTGAGAATTAAATATGAAAACTTTCCTATGTTAATTTCTTCAAAATTAAGAAACTTTAGGAAATTCACCAAAATATAAATATAATGAGAGATGAATTATGGGAAGGGTTTTGATTATGGTAAGCACTCCCTTATTTCATGCTGCTCTGTCCCtccattaatttattttttttggcaactaaattaatttatttatgtcAACATTTTCTACTCGTTTTGAAGAGGACTCTCTACACTTTTTTAGTTTCCTTGTGTTCATTGGCTAATTAATATTCTCTA is a window encoding:
- the LOC141622709 gene encoding uncharacterized protein LOC141622709, producing MEDFGYLWSYQENVDELKQKLHYVTYELEITRKETNQVIMKNNDDIRKLLLMLQNVCKERDEANSQLTNLQQMLAFTNKTQHFHQITPFSPDTPLVTNFPAKTNSSITESTSFSLEPATVSSPDSANICFINTNTATSSKGVDGATMLIENLAKGRPRPRQGKLLQAVIEAGPLLQTLMVAGSLPQWRNPPAQMTRKIPPVQLKGYGKQVVNGSVDRPLYGQSSGGSTPVYPSSMLDFGGGSSGTRVMSSAVSFDCPTPKRQRLL